In a single window of the Pseudomonas oryzihabitans genome:
- a CDS encoding ABC transporter substrate-binding protein, translated as MAFSLSLQAAETVTIATVNNSDMIRMQRLSKTFEKQHPDIKLNWVVLEENVLRQRLTTDIATQGGQFDVLTIGMYETGLWGAQNWLEPMKDLPANYDLEDLFPSVREGLSVKGTLYALPFYAESSITYYRKDLFQQAGLTMPEQPTWTQIAEFAGKLNKPDKDQYGLCLRGKAGWGENMALITTMANAFGARWFDEKWQPEFTGPEWTAAANYYVDNMKKYGPPGASSNGFNENLALFNSGKCAIWVDASVAGSFTMDKSQSKVADSVGFAASPREVTDKGSSWLYAWSLGIPATSKHKDAAKTFVTWATSKDYGKLVADKDGIANVPPGTRKSTYSEAYLAAAPFAKVSLDMLQHADPAHPSAKPVPYVGIQYVTIPEFQAIGTSVGKLFAAALTGQMPVQQALQAAQQSTAREMKRAGYPK; from the coding sequence ATGGCGTTCTCGCTATCTCTTCAAGCCGCCGAGACGGTCACCATCGCCACCGTCAACAACAGCGACATGATCCGCATGCAGCGGCTGTCGAAGACCTTCGAAAAACAGCATCCCGACATCAAGCTCAACTGGGTCGTCCTCGAAGAAAACGTCCTGCGTCAGCGCCTGACCACCGATATCGCCACCCAGGGTGGTCAATTCGATGTGCTCACCATCGGCATGTACGAAACCGGTCTCTGGGGCGCCCAGAACTGGTTGGAGCCGATGAAGGATCTGCCCGCCAACTACGACCTGGAAGACCTCTTCCCGTCGGTTCGCGAAGGCCTGTCGGTCAAGGGCACCCTCTATGCCCTACCCTTCTACGCCGAAAGCTCCATCACCTATTACCGCAAGGATCTGTTCCAGCAGGCCGGCCTTACCATGCCTGAGCAGCCGACCTGGACCCAGATCGCCGAATTCGCCGGCAAGCTGAACAAGCCGGACAAGGACCAGTATGGCCTCTGCCTGAGAGGCAAGGCTGGCTGGGGTGAGAACATGGCCCTGATCACCACCATGGCCAACGCCTTTGGCGCTCGCTGGTTCGATGAAAAGTGGCAGCCGGAATTCACCGGTCCGGAGTGGACCGCGGCCGCCAACTACTATGTCGATAACATGAAGAAGTACGGCCCGCCCGGGGCGTCCAGTAACGGCTTCAACGAAAACCTGGCGCTGTTCAACAGCGGCAAGTGCGCCATCTGGGTCGATGCCAGCGTCGCCGGCTCCTTCACCATGGACAAGAGCCAGAGCAAGGTAGCGGACAGCGTCGGCTTCGCCGCCTCGCCGCGCGAGGTCACCGACAAGGGTTCGTCCTGGCTGTACGCCTGGTCGCTGGGTATCCCGGCCACCTCCAAGCACAAGGACGCGGCCAAGACCTTCGTGACCTGGGCCACCTCCAAGGATTACGGCAAGCTGGTCGCGGACAAGGACGGTATCGCCAACGTGCCACCGGGTACCCGCAAGTCCACCTACAGCGAGGCCTACCTGGCAGCGGCGCCTTTCGCCAAGGTCTCCCTGGACATGCTGCAGCACGCCGACCCGGCCCATCCCTCGGCCAAGCCGGTGCCCTATGTCGGCATCCAGTACGTGACCATTCCCGAGTTCCAGGCCATCGGCACCTCGGTCGGCAAGCTGTTCGCTGCAGCCCTGACTGGGCAGATGCCGGTGCAGCAGGCCCTGCAGGCGGCCCAGCAGTCCACTGCCCGGGAAATGAAGCGCGCCGGTTATCCCAAGTAG
- a CDS encoding inositol monophosphatase family protein, whose translation MTSIDPAIAERYRAVQDIAREAAQVGLEFYRQRDALQVDHKGDDLQDVVSIADKTLEDLIRQRLSERFPEDGLLGEEGGATDLAAAYLWVIDPIDGTAPFLNGLHNWCVSIGLMHQGEPLLGAIMDPNHDELFHGLRGHGAFVNGQPLRVHSATAVRQGLTGLGTTHRRGKEHFLPFVTGLLAEGGQFFRNGSGALMTAYVAAGRLIGYYETLIHGWDCLAGLVLIQEAGGRHNAFLRNDGLVNGNPLLVAAPGVYDQLAALVGPSLDG comes from the coding sequence ATGACCAGCATCGATCCCGCCATCGCCGAACGCTACCGCGCCGTTCAGGACATCGCCCGGGAAGCGGCCCAGGTCGGGCTCGAGTTCTATCGCCAGCGTGATGCGCTGCAGGTGGATCACAAGGGCGATGACCTGCAGGATGTGGTCAGCATTGCCGACAAAACGCTGGAGGACCTCATCCGCCAGCGGCTGAGCGAGCGTTTCCCGGAGGATGGCCTGCTGGGTGAAGAGGGCGGCGCCACCGATCTGGCCGCGGCCTACCTCTGGGTCATCGACCCCATCGACGGCACCGCACCCTTTCTCAATGGGCTGCACAACTGGTGTGTGTCCATCGGCCTGATGCACCAGGGTGAACCGCTGCTCGGTGCCATCATGGACCCGAACCACGACGAACTCTTTCATGGCCTGCGCGGCCATGGTGCCTTCGTCAACGGCCAGCCGTTGCGCGTCCACTCGGCTACGGCGGTGCGTCAGGGGCTGACCGGCCTGGGTACGACGCACAGACGCGGCAAGGAGCATTTCCTGCCCTTCGTGACCGGGTTGCTGGCCGAAGGCGGGCAGTTCTTTCGCAATGGGTCCGGCGCGCTGATGACCGCCTATGTCGCGGCCGGTCGCCTGATTGGCTACTACGAAACCCTGATCCATGGCTGGGACTGCCTGGCGGGCCTGGTACTGATCCAGGAAGCCGGCGGCCGTCACAACGCCTTTCTGCGCAACGACGGTCTGGTCAATGGCAATCCGCTGCTGGTGGCCGCGCCCGGCGTCTATGACCAGCTCGCCGCGCTGGTGGGCCCGTCGCTGGATGGCTGA
- a CDS encoding fructose-2,6-bisphosphatase — protein sequence MHIILVRHGKPDLSSKAHCTPRDMKDWVARYQKAPVPAGQEPEETRRLAQAAGYVVSSPSSRCVRSLEYLMGRTGSPVDDVYAEAHLPYLEVDTPRLPVKAWRLLFRSAWFLGFAAHTESIRRSSVRAAQAADRLIDLAERHGSVLLLGHGIMNVLIAWQLRKRGWRGPLHLLLKDYWKPSLYRKGDR from the coding sequence ATGCACATCATTCTGGTCCGTCACGGCAAACCCGATCTTTCCAGCAAGGCCCACTGCACACCGCGAGACATGAAGGACTGGGTGGCGCGCTACCAAAAGGCGCCGGTACCCGCAGGCCAGGAACCCGAGGAGACGCGGCGGCTGGCGCAAGCGGCGGGCTACGTGGTCAGCAGCCCTTCGAGCCGCTGCGTACGCTCCCTTGAATACCTGATGGGGCGAACCGGAAGCCCGGTCGACGATGTCTACGCCGAAGCTCATCTGCCGTATCTGGAAGTGGATACGCCGCGGCTCCCGGTCAAGGCCTGGCGCCTGCTGTTCAGGTCGGCCTGGTTCCTAGGCTTCGCCGCCCACACCGAATCCATCCGCCGCTCGTCAGTACGGGCCGCCCAGGCGGCCGACCGCCTGATCGACCTGGCCGAACGCCACGGCTCAGTACTGCTGCTGGGGCACGGCATCATGAACGTGCTGATCGCCTGGCAATTGCGCAAGCGCGGCTGGCGCGGCCCCCTGCATCTGCTGCTCAAGGACTACTGGAAGCCAAGCCTCTATCGCAAGGGAGACCGCTGA
- a CDS encoding FecR family protein → MMKKIIFALGLLGLQLLGSPWAAADDSHVALIKSVAGSVKVLRQATILEAQAGTTLQVADRLQTGPESTAAIVFLDGTLLTLGSGADVQLRDYLFEPKSSRYGFSVYLNKGSAIYSSGKIGKVSPGSVKIETPSATIGVRGTRFLVQAQ, encoded by the coding sequence ATGATGAAAAAAATAATATTTGCCCTGGGCCTGCTTGGCTTGCAGCTGCTGGGATCTCCTTGGGCCGCGGCCGATGACAGCCATGTGGCCCTGATCAAGAGTGTCGCGGGCAGCGTCAAGGTACTGCGCCAGGCGACCATTCTGGAGGCCCAGGCCGGTACCACGCTGCAGGTGGCCGATCGGCTGCAGACGGGTCCGGAGTCCACCGCAGCCATCGTCTTTCTCGACGGTACCCTGCTGACCCTGGGCAGCGGTGCGGACGTGCAGTTGCGTGACTATCTGTTCGAACCCAAGAGCAGCCGCTACGGCTTTTCGGTCTATTTGAACAAGGGCTCGGCGATCTACTCGTCCGGCAAGATCGGCAAGGTCTCGCCTGGCTCGGTGAAGATCGAAACGCCGTCCGCCACCATCGGCGTGCGGGGCACCCGTTTTCTGGTGCAGGCGCAATGA
- a CDS encoding OmpA family protein → MRGGRACLTSGRALSSLLLCALLFLAGCASPPQTRVVLMPDEDGHVGAVSVTSSAGRQAIDQGFAEVTVARPGQAPTASQPVDQPTFTQQNQQILAAQPSPPKTFVLNFLSDSMELTPQSKALLPQVLETARERLPTEISVFGHADGSGAPSYNLDLSAQRARKVAGLLQRLDPKLRVNVEFFGDTVPLVPARAGKSEPRNRRAEILIL, encoded by the coding sequence ATGAGGGGCGGCCGCGCTTGCCTGACCTCCGGTCGCGCGCTTTCGAGCCTGCTGCTGTGCGCCCTGTTGTTCCTGGCTGGTTGCGCCAGTCCACCCCAGACCCGTGTGGTACTGATGCCCGATGAGGACGGCCATGTCGGCGCCGTTTCGGTCACCAGTTCTGCCGGCCGGCAGGCCATCGACCAGGGCTTTGCCGAGGTCACCGTGGCCCGGCCCGGTCAAGCGCCTACGGCTTCCCAGCCAGTGGATCAGCCGACCTTCACGCAGCAGAATCAGCAGATCCTGGCGGCCCAGCCTTCGCCACCCAAGACCTTCGTGCTCAACTTCCTTTCCGACAGCATGGAGCTCACTCCCCAATCCAAGGCGCTCCTGCCTCAGGTGCTGGAGACTGCGCGCGAACGCCTGCCGACCGAAATCTCGGTATTCGGCCATGCGGATGGTTCGGGTGCGCCGTCCTACAACCTCGATCTCTCGGCCCAGCGTGCGCGTAAGGTCGCCGGTCTGCTGCAACGGCTCGATCCCAAGCTGCGCGTCAATGTCGAGTTCTTTGGCGACACGGTTCCCCTGGTACCGGCGCGCGCCGGCAAATCCGAACCGCGCAACCGACGCGCCGAAATCCTGATTCTCTAG
- a CDS encoding CHASE2 domain-containing protein translates to MKAVTTALRRRAPWMFLVSLGLSLAFGLGALLQLAPLQYLDRILYDQLSRFSADEEDAKAVQVVSIDEASLAALGQWPWPRYRVAELLSRIAEAQPAAIAVDVLFSEPDRTSLKALQRSFENDFGVELNFSGVPPELQDNDGYLGYVMGQTGAVGARFFFLGLPTPHLSGLRPGVGFTGALDALRLPEASGALSSVAPIADQTRFSGFINSQRDSDGILRRVPLLLSHQGIVHPSLALAASMRALGLTQGVIEDGLAGPTLRLGDHRLPLDREGRALLRLHAGAQHYPEVSALAVLQGAVAPAALKGKVVFVGVTAAGFNDLHTTALGKIFSGVRLQAALAQDLLDEALVRVPQFAGVLQLLLCLASGLLLSVGFFFNRSQRLFLLLAVALIVVPQLLSAWLFMRLSIFVPLAAPLLLVLVLSGLALVTRSILARRHEERWRRQLERSRQITIESMAAVAETRDPETGAHIKRTQHYVRAIAEHMRRTGQAPELLTPDYIQLLFLSAPLHDIGKVGVPDAILLKPGRLTPEEMQVMQRHAEFGRQIILNTASHLEEDNFLALAAEIASTHHEKWDGSGYPNGLAGTTIPLAGRIMAVADIYDALISRRCYKEPFSHEESLRMMREMRGTTFDPEVLDAFLAIEPQILAIAQRFHDEGAGGSKRLVWG, encoded by the coding sequence ATGAAAGCTGTCACTACCGCGCTGCGGCGTCGAGCGCCCTGGATGTTCCTGGTCAGCCTGGGACTATCGCTGGCCTTCGGTCTGGGCGCCTTGCTGCAACTGGCGCCGCTGCAGTACCTCGATCGTATCCTCTACGATCAGCTCAGCCGGTTTTCGGCCGACGAGGAAGACGCCAAGGCCGTCCAGGTAGTCAGCATCGATGAGGCCAGCCTCGCCGCGCTGGGGCAGTGGCCCTGGCCACGCTACCGGGTAGCGGAGTTGCTCTCCCGCATCGCCGAGGCGCAGCCGGCCGCCATCGCCGTCGATGTGCTGTTCAGCGAGCCGGATCGGACATCGCTCAAGGCGCTGCAGCGGAGCTTCGAGAACGACTTCGGCGTGGAACTGAATTTCTCCGGGGTTCCGCCGGAATTGCAGGACAACGACGGCTATCTCGGCTATGTCATGGGCCAGACGGGCGCCGTCGGTGCGCGCTTCTTCTTTCTCGGCCTGCCGACGCCCCACCTGAGCGGCTTGCGCCCGGGTGTCGGCTTCACGGGCGCGCTGGACGCACTCAGGCTACCCGAGGCGAGTGGGGCCCTGAGCAGCGTCGCTCCCATCGCTGACCAGACGCGCTTCAGCGGCTTCATCAATAGCCAGCGGGACAGCGACGGTATCCTGCGGCGGGTGCCCCTGTTGCTGAGTCATCAAGGCATCGTGCATCCCAGTCTGGCGCTCGCGGCCAGCATGCGCGCCCTGGGGCTTACCCAGGGGGTGATCGAAGACGGACTCGCCGGCCCGACGCTGCGCCTGGGCGATCACCGGCTGCCGCTCGACCGCGAGGGTCGGGCGCTGTTGCGTCTACATGCCGGTGCCCAGCACTATCCGGAGGTCTCGGCACTGGCCGTGCTGCAAGGGGCGGTGGCGCCCGCCGCGCTCAAGGGCAAGGTGGTGTTCGTCGGCGTCACGGCTGCGGGTTTCAATGACCTGCATACCACGGCGCTGGGCAAGATCTTTTCCGGCGTAAGGCTGCAGGCGGCCCTGGCCCAGGATCTGCTGGACGAGGCCCTGGTGCGGGTTCCGCAATTCGCCGGTGTACTGCAGTTGCTGTTGTGTCTGGCGAGCGGCCTGCTGTTGTCCGTAGGCTTTTTCTTCAACCGCAGTCAGCGCCTGTTCCTGCTGCTGGCGGTGGCCTTGATCGTGGTTCCGCAACTGCTCAGTGCCTGGTTGTTCATGCGTCTTAGCATCTTCGTGCCCTTGGCGGCGCCCTTGCTGCTGGTGCTGGTGCTGTCAGGCCTGGCGCTGGTGACCCGCAGCATCCTGGCACGGCGTCATGAGGAGCGTTGGCGGCGGCAACTGGAACGTTCGCGTCAGATCACCATCGAGTCCATGGCGGCGGTGGCCGAGACCCGGGATCCTGAAACCGGGGCCCATATCAAGCGTACCCAGCACTATGTCCGCGCCATCGCCGAGCACATGCGGCGCACCGGTCAGGCACCAGAGCTGCTCACACCGGATTACATCCAGCTGCTGTTCCTGTCCGCACCCCTGCACGACATCGGCAAGGTCGGCGTGCCGGACGCCATCCTGCTCAAGCCCGGTCGTTTGACGCCGGAAGAAATGCAGGTGATGCAGCGGCATGCCGAATTCGGGCGCCAGATCATCCTCAACACTGCGAGCCACCTGGAGGAGGACAACTTCCTCGCCTTGGCCGCCGAGATCGCCAGCACCCATCATGAGAAATGGGATGGCAGTGGTTATCCCAATGGGCTGGCCGGCACCACCATCCCCTTGGCGGGGCGGATCATGGCGGTAGCGGATATCTACGACGCCCTGATCAGCCGCCGCTGCTACAAGGAGCCCTTCAGCCATGAAGAGTCGCTGCGGATGATGCGTGAGATGCGTGGCACCACCTTCGATCCCGAAGTGCTGGATGCCTTTCTGGCCATCGAACCGCAGATCCTGGCCATCGCCCAGCGCTTTCACGATGAAGGCGCCGGAGGTTCAAAGCGCCTGGTCTGGGGATAG
- a CDS encoding TonB-dependent siderophore receptor — protein sequence MQLFSLRLLALSVSLGVATLAQAAPVALSQPAQPLADALQSFARASGLQVNYDATALVGKRAPALSGRMEPDVALQRLLAGSGLAASVTGKVATVAPVATQAATGSVALEATTISADDGSLTGRTTTEGTRSYTTGAMSTSTGLPLSIRETPQSVSVITRQRMEDQGMTDLNDVVRYAPGVTLRKFGGDRQEFLSRGFRIDNVMYDGLPTTAGTFTLDSLSSADLSIYDRVEVVRGATGLMTGAGDPSATLNLVRKRPTAFPQVSVTTSAGSWDRYRTEVDASNKLNEAGTLRGRAVAAYEDGHSFQDVRERKRQTFYGVLEADLSDSTTWTIGASKQREDKTSDWGSLPSGPNGEDLHLSRSTFLSGDWAYWDQDNYTLFSDITHTFDNGWKAKLAAQQVWANSDTYSNYLTSTAADFSYSSVSDFGTASGAYRTDSDQLNLDASVSGPFQFLGREHELMAGISRRQDKFYQRGGYSGATPVDIYNFRPSSIPKPAKDSLTPYASKNTTTEEAVYAAARFNPVDPLHVIVGGRVSWYDFDNLYSDNDYKATREVTPYAGIIYDLNDTYSVYASYTEIFKPQSEQNSGGSVLEPMTGKSYEIGLKGAYFDGALNASVALFDTIQENRAYLPANQATFCPGYPAQSCYSAAGEVRSRGIDAEISGQLTPNWQASAAYTLVLSQYTKDVTYEDRRFAPEQPKHLFKAVTSYQLTGSLSNWRIGADLQAQSETFERVGTGEAKQDSYALVGLMAGYRFNEHWDGRVNFNNIFDEKYWQGIPTGTGSGTYGDPRNVMLSLKWTL from the coding sequence ATGCAGCTCTTCTCCCTCCGCCTTCTCGCGCTTTCCGTATCCCTGGGCGTGGCGACCCTCGCCCAGGCCGCCCCTGTGGCGCTGTCCCAGCCGGCGCAGCCGCTGGCCGATGCTTTGCAGAGCTTCGCGCGCGCCAGTGGTCTTCAGGTGAACTACGATGCCACGGCCCTGGTGGGCAAGCGTGCGCCGGCGCTGTCGGGGCGGATGGAGCCGGACGTGGCGCTGCAGCGCCTGCTGGCTGGCAGCGGCCTGGCCGCTTCGGTCACCGGCAAGGTCGCGACCGTCGCCCCGGTGGCCACCCAGGCGGCGACCGGCAGCGTGGCGCTGGAGGCCACCACCATCAGCGCGGACGATGGCTCCCTGACGGGCCGGACGACCACCGAAGGGACACGCTCCTACACCACCGGTGCCATGAGCACCTCCACCGGCCTGCCCCTGTCGATCCGGGAGACGCCCCAGTCGGTGAGCGTCATCACCCGGCAGCGCATGGAAGACCAAGGCATGACCGATCTCAATGATGTGGTCAGATACGCCCCGGGCGTAACGCTGCGCAAGTTCGGCGGCGACCGCCAGGAATTCCTCTCCCGCGGCTTCCGCATCGACAACGTCATGTACGACGGCCTGCCCACCACGGCCGGGACCTTCACCCTCGACAGTTTGTCCTCGGCCGATCTGTCCATCTACGACCGTGTCGAGGTGGTCCGCGGCGCCACCGGCCTGATGACCGGGGCCGGCGATCCTTCGGCCACCCTGAACCTGGTGCGCAAGCGTCCGACCGCCTTTCCCCAGGTCAGCGTCACCACCAGCGCCGGCAGCTGGGACCGTTACCGTACCGAGGTCGACGCCTCCAACAAGCTCAACGAAGCCGGCACCCTGCGCGGTCGCGCCGTGGCTGCCTATGAGGACGGCCACAGCTTCCAGGACGTGCGCGAGCGCAAGCGCCAGACCTTCTATGGCGTCCTCGAAGCGGATCTCAGCGACTCCACTACCTGGACCATCGGCGCGTCCAAGCAGCGTGAGGACAAGACCTCCGACTGGGGCAGCCTGCCCAGCGGCCCCAATGGCGAGGACCTGCACCTGTCGCGCTCTACTTTCCTGAGCGGTGATTGGGCCTACTGGGATCAGGACAACTACACCCTGTTCTCCGACATCACCCACACCTTCGACAACGGCTGGAAGGCCAAGCTGGCGGCGCAGCAGGTCTGGGCGAATTCCGATACCTACTCCAACTACCTGACGTCCACGGCCGCGGACTTTAGCTACAGTTCGGTGAGTGACTTTGGTACCGCTTCGGGCGCCTATCGCACCGATTCCGATCAGCTCAACCTTGATGCTTCGGTGAGCGGGCCCTTCCAGTTTCTGGGTCGCGAGCACGAACTGATGGCCGGGATCAGTCGGCGGCAGGATAAGTTCTATCAGCGTGGCGGCTATTCCGGTGCTACTCCGGTGGACATCTACAACTTCCGCCCCAGCAGCATCCCCAAGCCGGCCAAGGACAGCCTGACACCCTATGCCAGCAAGAACACCACCACCGAAGAGGCGGTGTATGCGGCAGCGCGCTTCAATCCGGTGGACCCGCTGCACGTCATCGTCGGGGGACGAGTCAGCTGGTATGACTTCGACAACCTTTACAGCGACAACGACTACAAGGCCACCCGCGAAGTCACGCCCTATGCCGGCATCATCTACGACCTAAACGACACCTATTCGGTCTATGCCAGCTATACCGAGATCTTCAAGCCACAAAGCGAGCAGAACTCCGGGGGTTCGGTTCTGGAGCCCATGACTGGCAAAAGCTACGAGATCGGTCTCAAGGGTGCTTATTTCGATGGCGCGCTGAATGCCTCCGTGGCGCTGTTCGACACCATCCAGGAGAATCGTGCCTACCTGCCAGCCAATCAGGCCACCTTCTGCCCTGGCTACCCCGCGCAGAGCTGTTACAGCGCTGCGGGCGAGGTCCGCAGTCGCGGTATCGACGCGGAAATCTCCGGCCAACTGACGCCAAACTGGCAGGCGTCTGCAGCCTATACCCTGGTACTTAGCCAATACACCAAGGATGTCACCTACGAGGATCGCCGCTTCGCGCCCGAGCAGCCCAAGCACCTGTTCAAGGCCGTCACCAGCTACCAACTCACGGGTAGCCTGAGCAACTGGCGTATCGGTGCCGATCTGCAAGCTCAGAGCGAGACCTTCGAGCGCGTTGGCACCGGCGAGGCCAAGCAGGATAGCTATGCCCTGGTGGGTCTGATGGCCGGCTACCGCTTCAACGAGCACTGGGATGGCCGGGTCAACTTCAACAACATCTTCGACGAGAAATACTGGCAGGGCATCCCGACGGGTACCGGAAGTGGCACCTATGGCGATCCCCGTAACGTCATGCTCAGCCTGAAGTGGACCCTCTGA
- a CDS encoding GNAT family N-acetyltransferase: MSSSTVHLERYADRHAEGLAALYGDPAVARQVLQLPYQSAEQWRQRQTAEREGRVALVALQQGRVVGSASLEQQQRIRRQHCGALGMGVARDCQGQGIGTQLLTALLDLADNWMNLQRVELTVFSDNAPALALYRKLGFEEEGLLRRYALRDGVFVDVCSMARFKPGT, encoded by the coding sequence ATGTCCAGCTCTACCGTACACCTGGAACGCTATGCCGATCGTCACGCCGAGGGCCTGGCCGCCCTCTATGGCGATCCGGCCGTGGCGCGGCAGGTGCTGCAATTGCCCTATCAGAGCGCCGAGCAGTGGCGGCAGCGTCAGACTGCCGAGCGCGAGGGACGGGTCGCGCTGGTCGCCCTGCAGCAGGGGCGGGTGGTGGGCAGTGCTAGTCTCGAACAGCAGCAGCGCATTCGCCGCCAGCACTGTGGTGCCCTCGGCATGGGGGTGGCCCGGGATTGCCAGGGGCAGGGCATAGGCACTCAGCTGCTGACGGCCCTGCTCGATCTCGCCGACAACTGGATGAATCTGCAGCGCGTGGAGTTGACCGTTTTCAGCGACAACGCGCCTGCGCTGGCGTTGTATCGCAAGCTGGGTTTCGAAGAGGAAGGTCTCTTGCGCCGCTATGCGCTACGCGATGGGGTATTCGTCGACGTCTGCAGCATGGCGCGTTTCAAACCTGGCACCTAA
- a CDS encoding 5-methyltetrahydropteroyltriglutamate--homocysteine methyltransferase, which produces MVRIHSQGFSQIEQHGDASLATMALLDDTRRAALFVRGRQQRQQAWRAQQAAGSELLAVGDFGWADRVLAHSYLVGAASPATSQAATEDGRWFDGERCYRIPEFTREQSFVLNWEYLFDEVAEARALGLAVKPVILGPLTYLWLGRSLDSAFERLDLLESLLPVYGQIFARLAEQGVEWIQIDEPLLGRELPLTWRTAFERAYNLLQREPLKKLLAVCDGELTDNLGLAAGLPVDGLHVDWPRTTQAQQGLLDRLPAYKTLSLGLTGDSEPGAQERRLQFARQAGERLQDRLWLSPAVGSSEADSGRAAATNSEFVRLVRAARVKPATSAERSWSAIEAALAKLGAAQSGLASS; this is translated from the coding sequence ATGGTCAGGATTCATTCCCAGGGTTTTTCGCAGATCGAGCAACACGGCGATGCGTCCTTGGCGACGATGGCGCTCCTCGATGACACCCGTCGCGCAGCCCTGTTCGTGCGTGGACGCCAGCAGCGTCAGCAGGCGTGGCGTGCCCAGCAGGCCGCGGGCAGCGAGCTACTCGCCGTGGGTGACTTTGGCTGGGCTGATCGAGTGCTGGCCCATTCCTATCTGGTAGGCGCAGCCTCGCCCGCTACCTCTCAGGCTGCAACGGAAGACGGCCGCTGGTTCGATGGCGAGCGTTGCTATCGAATTCCCGAGTTCACTCGCGAGCAATCCTTCGTCCTCAACTGGGAGTATCTGTTCGACGAGGTTGCCGAAGCCCGAGCGCTCGGGTTGGCGGTCAAGCCAGTGATCCTGGGTCCCTTGACCTATCTGTGGCTAGGCCGCTCTCTCGATTCTGCCTTCGAGCGTCTCGACCTGCTGGAGTCGCTACTGCCCGTCTATGGCCAGATCTTCGCGAGGCTGGCCGAACAGGGCGTGGAATGGATTCAGATCGACGAGCCTCTGCTTGGCCGGGAATTGCCACTGACCTGGCGCACGGCCTTCGAACGAGCCTACAACCTGCTGCAGCGCGAGCCATTGAAGAAGCTGCTTGCCGTATGTGATGGGGAGCTGACCGACAACCTTGGTCTGGCCGCGGGTCTCCCGGTGGATGGACTGCATGTCGACTGGCCGCGTACGACCCAGGCGCAACAAGGTCTGCTCGATCGCCTACCTGCCTACAAAACACTTTCGCTGGGGCTGACTGGCGATTCCGAACCTGGTGCGCAAGAGCGGCGGTTGCAGTTCGCGCGTCAGGCGGGCGAACGCCTGCAGGATCGTCTCTGGCTGTCGCCTGCCGTCGGTTCGAGTGAGGCCGACTCGGGTCGGGCAGCCGCAACGAACAGTGAGTTCGTGCGCCTGGTCAGGGCCGCCAGGGTCAAGCCGGCAACCAGCGCGGAAAGATCCTGGTCAGCGATAGAAGCGGCGCTGGCGAAGCTGGGCGCGGCTCAGTCGGGCCTGGCTTCATCCTGA
- a CDS encoding LysE family translocator, translated as MNLVDALLFFPVALLIALTPGPNNFCSLSNGIRHGAVTAGLAALGRDVAFVIFLVISAVGLGAMLLASEMAFTVIKWVGALYLLYLGVKSWRSRAFEGLDLTETSTAQPRALHRLMLQEFLIGISNPKAILLFAAVFPQFINPNQPTTQQFIYLGGTHLFAEMVAAFIYGLFGRQIRRFIRGSRGVRRLNQATGAFFAGAGGLLLTAHR; from the coding sequence ATGAACCTCGTCGATGCCCTGCTGTTCTTTCCGGTCGCCCTGCTCATCGCCCTGACGCCTGGCCCCAACAACTTCTGCTCCCTGAGCAACGGTATCCGCCATGGCGCGGTGACGGCTGGCCTGGCGGCGCTTGGTCGCGACGTGGCCTTCGTGATCTTCCTGGTGATCTCGGCGGTAGGCCTGGGGGCCATGCTGCTGGCCTCGGAGATGGCCTTTACCGTCATCAAGTGGGTCGGCGCCCTCTACCTGCTCTACCTGGGCGTGAAGAGCTGGCGCAGCCGGGCCTTCGAGGGCCTGGATCTGACCGAGACCAGTACGGCGCAACCGCGCGCACTGCATCGCCTGATGCTGCAAGAATTCCTCATCGGCATCAGCAACCCCAAGGCGATCCTGCTGTTCGCAGCGGTCTTTCCGCAGTTCATCAATCCCAACCAGCCAACGACGCAGCAATTCATCTACCTCGGCGGCACCCACCTGTTCGCCGAAATGGTCGCGGCCTTCATCTATGGTCTGTTTGGCCGGCAGATCCGCCGCTTCATCCGCGGCTCCCGCGGCGTACGCCGGCTCAACCAAGCTACCGGAGCCTTTTTCGCCGGCGCGGGCGGCCTGCTACTGACCGCTCACCGCTAG